In Scylla paramamosain isolate STU-SP2022 chromosome 29, ASM3559412v1, whole genome shotgun sequence, a genomic segment contains:
- the LOC135115188 gene encoding KRAB-A domain-containing protein 2-like, translated as MACSQEAKFYEKVMLKKNSDSKSLIMTKIEYYNLIEELRVAASAKNKSNRQYYILGRYEVLQCGGVEKLIKKRKDETQELVYFVHVEDLFETIKRAHIATGHGGRDKMVKELSRYANVTRDTVELFKSLCVQCQKKRKRCATKGVTVKPILSNDYGSRAQVDLVDMQSCAKGKYKWIMVYQDHLTKYCILRPLTSKRAAEVAFQLMDVFLMFGAPQILQSDNGSEFTALVISELKLLWPDLLIVHGKPRHPQSQGSVERLNCDIKDMLISWLGDNDTSDWPMGLRFVQFQKNTSYHSGIKQSPYKALFGVEARVGLRSTALPEEVLKTMITEEDLLGAYSFPSDSPRPDESPDSPECSAPPNDSPKDFAQPDGSSEASNSHRPDESPDSPECSAPRNVIGVILDRNENDMYRIGVRDGILKGRYSRSQFDICSQQLYSIGEVSADKEIGLRQAVQQSSRFGGQGYAKCNCTVGKKQCQTNRCKCYKEGYKCNSRCHSSLTCKNKN; from the exons ATGGCGTGTTCCCAAGAAGCAAAGTTTTACGAGAAAGTGATGTTGAAAAAGAACTCTGATTCAAAGTCATTAATAATGACTAAAATTGAGTACTACAATCTGATAGAGGAACTCAGAGTTGCAGCAAGTGCGAAAAATAAATCTAATCGGCAGTATTACATCCTTGGACGTTACGAAGTTCTTCAGTGTGGTGGAGTTgaaaagttgataaaaaaaCGGAAGGATGAAACTCAAGAGCTTGTTTATTTTGTGCACGTTGAGGATTTGTTTGAAACAATAAAACGTGCTCACATTGCAACGGGACATGGCGGCAGAGACAAAATGGTCAAAGAACTCTCAAGATATGCGAATGTAACGAGAGATACTGTAGAACTGTTCAAATCTTTGTGTGTTCAGTGTCAAAAGAAACGGAAGAGATGTGCGACTAAGGGTGTTACTGTCAAACCGATCTTGTCTAATGACTACGGTTCACGAGCTCAGGTGGATCTTGTTGACATGCAGTCTTGCGccaaaggaaaatataagtgGATAATGGTGTACCAAGATCATCTAACAAAGTATTGCATATTGCGTCCCTTAACTTCAAAAAGAGCCGCTGAGGTTGCATTCCAGCTAATGGACGTATTTTTAATGTTCGGAGCCCCTCAAATTCTTCAGAGTGATAATGGTAGTGAATTTACAGCATTGGTAATTTCGGAACTCAAACTTCTTTGGCCTGACCTGTTGATCGTTCATGGTAAACCAAGGCATCCACAGAGCCAGGGATCAGTTGAACGCCTTAACTGTGAtataaaagacatgcttatttcATGGTTAGGGGATAATGATACAAGTGACTGGCCCATGGGCCTCAGGTTTGTGCAGTTCCAAAAGAACACCAGCTACCATTCCGGAATCAAACAATCCCCATACAAAGCACTCTTTGGTGTTGAGGCCAGAGTAGGTCTACGCTCAACTGCACTTCCAGAAGAAGTTTTGAAGACAATGATCACCGAAGAGGATTTACTTGGAGCTTACAGTTTCCCCTCTGACTCTCCTCGTCCAGACGAATCACCCGATTCACCTGAATGCTCTGCTCCTCCAAATGACTCGCCAAAGGACTTCGCTCAGCCAG atGGCTCATCAGAGGCCTCTAACTCTCATCGTCCAGACGAATCACCCGATTCACCTGAATGCTCTGCTCCACGAAATGTTATCGGGGTTATTTTAGATCGTAATGAAAATGACATGTATCGAATAGGCGTGAGAGATGGAATACTCAAGGGGCGCTATAGTAGGAGCCAATTCGATATTTGCAGCCAGCAACTGTATAGTATTGGTGAAGTAAGTGCAGACAAGGAAATAGGACTTCGTCAGGCAGTACAGCAATCGTCTAGGTTTGGTGGTCAAGGTTATGCTAAGTGCAACTGTACTGTAGGCAAGAAACAGTGTCAAACAAATCGCTGTAAATGTTACAAAGAAGGTTACAAGTGCAATAGTCGGTGCCACTCTAGCTTAACTTGTaagaataaaaactaa